In bacterium, the following are encoded in one genomic region:
- a CDS encoding lipid-A-disaccharide synthase, with product MPAPEIFISACEVSGDLHAAALLTALRRTRPDLAAWGVGGPRLAAAGQRQSAGIGELSIVGVTEAVPRLASIVRLLGRLKAELARRRPAVVLLVDSPDFNLRLASVARALGLRVVYFITPQVWAWRRGRLREIRRTVDLALCILPFEEAFFREAGVRAEYVGHPLVDLVRPSAPREALRAGFGLDPARPVIAMLPGSRRTEVA from the coding sequence ATGCCGGCGCCTGAGATCTTCATCTCGGCCTGCGAGGTCTCCGGGGACCTCCACGCCGCCGCCCTGCTGACCGCGCTGCGCCGGACCCGCCCGGACCTGGCGGCCTGGGGCGTCGGCGGGCCCCGGCTCGCGGCAGCCGGGCAGCGCCAGTCCGCCGGCATCGGCGAGCTGTCGATCGTCGGCGTGACGGAGGCCGTGCCCCGGCTCGCGTCCATAGTCAGGCTGCTGGGGCGCCTCAAGGCGGAGCTGGCGCGGCGGCGCCCCGCCGTGGTGCTGCTGGTGGACTCGCCGGACTTCAACCTGCGCCTGGCGTCGGTCGCGCGCGCGCTGGGCCTGCGTGTCGTCTACTTCATCACGCCGCAGGTCTGGGCGTGGCGGCGCGGCCGGCTGCGCGAGATCCGCCGCACCGTCGACCTCGCCCTGTGCATCCTGCCCTTCGAGGAGGCCTTCTTCCGCGAGGCCGGCGTGCGCGCAGAGTACGTCGGACACCCCCTCGTCGACCTCGTGCGCCCCTCGGCGCCGCGCGAGGCGCTGCGCGCCGGCTTCGGTCTCGACCCGGCGCGCCCGGTCATCGCGATGCTGCCCGGCAGCCGCCGCACGGAGGTCGC